A single window of Providencia alcalifaciens DNA harbors:
- the tssH gene encoding type VI secretion system ATPase TssH, translated as MENSSVMLLRRLNPFCANALEAAASLCQTRAHAEVTIEHWLLKLLEMGESDITVLARRYEWDISALWQSLLTEINSLPRSIHSRPSLSKSLLNLIQNAWVIASLDEDIEHIRSVHILAAMVKQPSLVPNDALWPLMTLSLTQLQRLRPMLDAQSDERPEVQQLAAHNQSLSTEAPLTAQSANEAPAPNVIGNTLNDALLAVLNKFTVDVTEKAREGAIDPVFGRDDEIRQMVDILSRRRKNNPILVGEPGVGKTALVEGLALRIVEGNVPVSLQTTSLRTLDLGLLQAGAGVKGEFEQRLKNVIEAVQQSPTPILLFIDEAHTIIGAGNQAGGADAANLLKPALARGELRTIAATTWSEYKQYFERDAALERRFQVVKVDEPDDEKACLMLRGLKPRYAKYHGVHITDDAVKAAVTLSRRYLTGRQLPDKAVDLLDTASARIRMSLDTLPEALTRLKAKRNALELEQQAILDDLAIGNITNQSLLSELVTQDAQIAIQLAELEQRFEQEKKLISELLEQRRQSQDVSDIQSQLELVQQNEPLITPDVDVRTVATVIADWTGVPLSSLLKDEQTELLELEDSLGKRVVGQESPLLGLGQRLRAARTGLASENGPQGVFLLVGPSGIGKTETALALADVLFGGEKSLITINMSEYQEAHTVSQLKGSPPGYVGYGQGGILTEAVRKRPYSVVLLDEVEKAHRDVLNLFYQVFDRGFMRDGEGREIDFRNTVILMTANLGSDLLMQQLEEFPESTDGELQELLRPTLRDHFQPALLARFQTLIYRPLGPVALRQIVEMKLASVIKRLYTHYKLEGIIEEALYDTLVSACLLPDTGARNIDSLLNQQILPVLSQQLLMRQANHQQAQSLTLGYSEEDGITLSFSDIEEINP; from the coding sequence ATGGAAAATTCTTCAGTTATGTTATTGCGTCGCCTAAACCCTTTCTGTGCAAATGCACTAGAGGCAGCAGCTTCCTTGTGCCAAACACGCGCCCATGCTGAGGTCACCATCGAACATTGGTTACTCAAGTTACTGGAAATGGGTGAAAGCGATATCACGGTATTAGCGCGCCGCTATGAATGGGATATTTCTGCACTTTGGCAAAGCCTGTTAACAGAAATCAACAGCCTACCCCGCTCTATCCATAGCCGCCCCTCCCTCTCAAAATCACTCCTAAACTTAATTCAAAACGCATGGGTGATAGCCTCATTGGATGAAGATATCGAGCACATTCGCAGCGTCCATATTCTTGCGGCGATGGTGAAGCAACCCTCTTTAGTTCCGAACGATGCCCTTTGGCCATTAATGACCTTGAGCCTCACGCAATTACAACGCTTAAGACCGATGCTGGATGCGCAATCCGATGAGCGCCCTGAAGTCCAGCAACTTGCAGCGCATAATCAATCTTTATCGACGGAAGCACCACTTACCGCTCAATCCGCTAACGAAGCTCCTGCACCGAATGTCATCGGTAATACACTGAATGATGCCTTACTAGCAGTGCTGAATAAATTTACGGTGGATGTCACCGAAAAAGCGCGTGAAGGCGCGATTGACCCTGTCTTTGGACGTGATGACGAAATCCGTCAAATGGTCGATATTCTGTCTCGCCGTCGCAAAAATAACCCCATTCTCGTGGGGGAACCAGGTGTCGGGAAAACAGCGTTAGTCGAAGGTTTAGCCCTGCGTATTGTTGAAGGTAACGTTCCTGTCAGCCTGCAAACCACATCACTACGCACATTAGATTTAGGGCTACTGCAAGCGGGGGCTGGCGTCAAAGGCGAATTTGAACAGCGCTTAAAAAACGTGATTGAAGCTGTACAACAATCTCCTACGCCGATTTTACTGTTTATTGATGAAGCCCATACCATCATTGGCGCAGGCAACCAAGCCGGTGGCGCTGATGCCGCTAACTTACTCAAACCCGCCCTTGCCCGTGGTGAATTACGCACGATTGCCGCCACCACTTGGTCCGAATATAAGCAATATTTCGAGCGTGACGCCGCTTTAGAACGCCGCTTCCAAGTCGTCAAAGTCGATGAACCGGATGATGAAAAAGCCTGTTTAATGCTGCGTGGATTAAAACCGCGCTACGCAAAATATCATGGTGTTCACATTACCGATGATGCGGTTAAAGCCGCCGTCACCTTATCTCGCCGTTACTTAACCGGTCGTCAACTCCCCGATAAAGCCGTGGATTTGCTCGATACCGCCAGTGCCCGTATCCGCATGAGCCTCGATACGCTCCCTGAAGCACTGACCCGTTTAAAAGCCAAGCGCAATGCATTAGAACTTGAACAGCAAGCGATCCTTGATGACTTAGCCATTGGCAACATCACCAACCAATCCCTACTGAGCGAATTAGTCACTCAAGATGCGCAAATCGCCATACAACTGGCTGAGTTAGAACAGCGTTTTGAGCAAGAAAAAAAACTTATCAGCGAGCTCTTAGAACAGCGCCGTCAATCCCAAGATGTCAGCGATATCCAATCACAGCTAGAACTCGTTCAACAAAATGAGCCGCTGATCACCCCTGATGTAGATGTCAGAACGGTGGCCACAGTTATCGCCGACTGGACAGGCGTGCCATTATCCAGCCTCTTAAAAGACGAACAAACCGAACTGCTGGAGTTAGAAGACTCGCTAGGTAAACGCGTTGTGGGTCAAGAAAGTCCATTACTGGGGCTTGGACAACGACTGCGTGCAGCTCGCACGGGGCTCGCCTCAGAAAATGGCCCTCAAGGCGTATTTTTATTAGTCGGTCCAAGCGGAATTGGTAAAACTGAAACCGCCCTCGCCTTGGCTGATGTCCTGTTTGGTGGCGAAAAATCCTTAATCACCATAAACATGTCCGAATATCAAGAAGCCCACACTGTCAGCCAATTAAAAGGCTCGCCTCCAGGTTATGTGGGTTACGGTCAAGGCGGGATTTTAACGGAAGCCGTCCGCAAGCGCCCTTACAGTGTCGTGTTACTCGATGAAGTGGAAAAAGCCCACCGCGATGTGCTCAATCTGTTTTATCAAGTTTTCGACCGTGGATTTATGCGCGATGGCGAAGGTCGAGAAATTGATTTTCGCAATACCGTGATCTTAATGACAGCCAACTTGGGCAGTGACTTGCTTATGCAGCAACTCGAAGAGTTCCCTGAGTCTACCGACGGCGAACTGCAAGAACTGCTGCGCCCAACCTTGCGCGATCACTTCCAACCCGCCTTACTCGCACGCTTCCAAACCTTAATTTATCGCCCATTAGGCCCTGTCGCTCTGCGCCAAATTGTTGAAATGAAACTGGCCAGCGTCATTAAGCGTCTTTACACCCACTACAAGCTTGAAGGCATTATCGAAGAAGCGCTGTATGACACGCTCGTGAGCGCCTGTTTATTACCAGATACTGGCGCTCGTAATATAGACAGCCTGCTTAACCAACAAATTTTACCGGTACTAAGCCAACAATTACTCATGCGCCAAGCTAACCACCAGCAAGCGCAAAGCCTGACGTTAGGTTATAGCGAAGAAGACGGGATCACCCTGAGTTTCAGTGATATTGAGGAGATAAATCCATGA
- a CDS encoding type VI secretion system Vgr family protein: MSLLDTAKNLLQGQNRYRLEVQGCSDLLDVEHFTGREAASDTYRYQITFTCSAQDLSAQQLLRRNASLTFSAPISNVMGLATQPSVAKRVHGVVTDFRRLSGSVDEARYQLVIEPFFALLRHQIRSHRFFINQSIPDVVEQILREHNFKGWEFEFHLEKEYPKREQINQINESDRQFIERLLSEVGIFYRFGLQDDTQTEVLHFTDSQRGYVYDKTLPLNSPSGLSDNHVDSVWGLSLRHQVVENTVFAKDYNHRLAEDTLISAVADMTRGDGEKINYGDVYHYKGRHLTRGDKIRPETETANFWARLDHERFLARQTLLRGESSAADLTPLLVLSIQDNPLSSTLPSVFKSPILITRLRFTASRDKALTVRFNAVPYTESLCWRPALKPRPVIAGTLMARVTSAKDHDIYAHQNEHGFYWVKFDADRDDKTKGYESMPVRLAKPYAGDTYGMHFPLIQGTEVAIAFHEGDPDRPYIAHALHDSRHPDHVTDKNNTRNVIRTPANNKLRMEDKRGQEHIKLSTEYGGKTQLNLGHLVNAEREQRGDGFELRTDSWGAIRAGKGLFITTDKQDKAGGDVLAMESTITQLSNALELAQSIMNLARHSNVETSDHERHTSQIDNNFHQLSQASLVASSPDGIALSSMGYMQQSSSNDFVITSSENASMTAFRRLTLAAKKGISIFTHELGAKLTSAFGKIEIEAQDDEIALTAQKGISITSNEDEITLTANKKVTVQCNGSSIILENGKITFVTSGDIDFKSANVNMLSPENITIPFEGFTLCEAKTLSDTFNNEAIVKMD; the protein is encoded by the coding sequence ATGAGCCTACTCGATACAGCCAAAAACCTGTTACAAGGCCAAAACCGTTATCGCCTAGAAGTACAAGGATGCTCAGATTTACTGGACGTTGAACATTTTACGGGCCGTGAGGCCGCTAGCGATACCTATCGCTACCAAATTACGTTTACCTGTTCCGCCCAAGATCTTTCTGCTCAGCAATTATTGCGCCGTAATGCCAGCCTGACCTTTTCTGCGCCAATAAGTAACGTAATGGGACTCGCCACTCAGCCGAGTGTTGCCAAGCGCGTTCATGGCGTAGTGACGGATTTCCGCCGTCTCTCTGGCTCTGTGGATGAAGCTCGCTACCAGTTAGTTATCGAGCCTTTTTTTGCGCTACTGCGCCATCAAATTCGCAGCCACCGTTTCTTTATCAACCAATCCATTCCTGATGTGGTTGAACAGATCCTGCGCGAACATAATTTCAAAGGCTGGGAGTTCGAATTTCATCTCGAAAAAGAGTACCCAAAACGCGAACAAATCAACCAGATCAACGAAAGTGACCGCCAATTTATTGAACGCTTACTCAGTGAAGTAGGTATTTTTTATCGCTTTGGTTTACAAGATGATACCCAAACCGAGGTACTCCACTTTACAGATAGCCAGCGCGGCTATGTGTATGACAAAACACTGCCATTAAATAGCCCATCTGGGCTGAGCGATAACCATGTCGACAGTGTTTGGGGATTATCTTTACGTCATCAAGTGGTTGAAAACACTGTTTTTGCCAAAGACTATAACCACCGACTGGCGGAAGATACGTTGATTTCCGCTGTCGCGGACATGACACGCGGTGACGGCGAAAAAATCAACTACGGCGATGTTTATCACTATAAAGGCCGCCACCTAACCCGTGGGGATAAAATTCGCCCTGAAACTGAAACCGCTAACTTCTGGGCAAGACTCGACCACGAGCGCTTTTTAGCTCGCCAGACTTTACTACGCGGAGAAAGCAGCGCAGCAGACCTGACGCCATTATTAGTGCTAAGTATTCAAGATAATCCGCTCAGTTCGACGTTACCCAGCGTATTCAAATCGCCCATTTTAATTACTCGCCTACGCTTTACCGCCAGCCGAGATAAAGCGCTAACTGTTCGCTTTAACGCCGTGCCATACACTGAATCACTGTGCTGGCGCCCTGCTCTAAAACCACGCCCGGTGATTGCCGGAACACTAATGGCGCGCGTCACCAGCGCAAAAGACCACGACATTTATGCCCACCAAAATGAACATGGATTTTATTGGGTCAAATTCGACGCGGATCGCGATGATAAAACCAAGGGCTATGAAAGTATGCCCGTACGTTTGGCTAAACCTTACGCCGGTGATACTTATGGGATGCATTTCCCGCTGATTCAAGGGACTGAAGTCGCTATCGCCTTCCATGAGGGTGACCCAGACCGCCCATATATCGCTCACGCACTGCATGATTCCCGCCACCCCGACCACGTTACGGATAAAAATAACACCCGTAATGTGATCCGCACGCCTGCGAATAACAAACTGCGTATGGAGGATAAACGCGGGCAAGAGCATATTAAGCTCAGCACCGAGTATGGCGGAAAAACCCAGTTAAACTTGGGGCATTTGGTGAACGCAGAACGCGAACAACGCGGTGACGGTTTTGAGTTACGTACTGACAGCTGGGGCGCGATTCGTGCGGGCAAAGGGTTGTTTATTACCACCGATAAGCAGGATAAAGCCGGTGGTGATGTGTTGGCGATGGAATCAACAATTACACAGTTGAGTAATGCATTAGAACTTGCACAGTCCATTATGAACTTAGCTAGGCATTCAAATGTAGAAACATCTGATCATGAACGGCATACAAGCCAAATAGACAATAATTTTCATCAACTCTCTCAAGCTTCATTAGTAGCATCATCTCCAGATGGAATCGCTTTAAGTTCTATGGGATATATGCAACAAAGCTCAAGCAATGACTTCGTAATTACATCTTCAGAAAATGCATCAATGACTGCATTTAGGCGACTAACATTAGCCGCTAAAAAAGGAATTTCAATATTTACTCATGAATTAGGGGCAAAATTAACATCTGCTTTTGGAAAAATCGAGATAGAAGCTCAAGATGATGAAATTGCCTTGACCGCTCAAAAAGGGATCAGTATCACCAGTAATGAGGATGAAATAACGCTTACTGCCAACAAAAAGGTCACCGTGCAATGTAATGGCTCATCGATCATATTGGAAAACGGTAAAATAACGTTTGTTACCTCTGGGGACATTGATTTCAAATCTGCTAACGTCAATATGCTATCACCTGAAAACATAACTATTCCTTTCGAAGGATTTACGCTTTGCGAAGCCAAAACACTCAGTGATACATTTAATAACGAAGCTATAGTTAAAATGGACTAA
- a CDS encoding DUF4123 domain-containing protein: MDVTKHFQDAYPIHFHSHVIIDRVIYPNLPITWNASPIITEMIAPQAHLYPFLVDLRHLDSEQIPTLQKMIIDSKKNGGIILIKSHYDHNTLIYLLANALIYAPKTGGNYLLRYYDHNVMLQLIRIIPHNHFFNKIKSLGIDFFTFHSRFGHITYLPELVETAFNDNKNNTLALLSNIGIINKAIKKLNNEMDIATYLKVSQRLDDKITIAHHEFYLTDANDIMSFITQCILVHDFYYQSPQIINLLKETSQYPGYFHESLSLLSIDDWNNILAYCENTL; this comes from the coding sequence ATGGACGTTACAAAACACTTTCAGGATGCGTATCCAATCCACTTTCATTCCCACGTGATTATTGACAGAGTCATTTATCCCAACCTACCCATAACATGGAATGCAAGCCCGATTATTACAGAAATGATAGCGCCTCAGGCCCATTTATATCCTTTTCTTGTTGATTTACGCCATCTAGATTCTGAACAAATACCAACACTCCAAAAAATGATAATTGATTCAAAAAAAAATGGAGGAATAATTTTAATCAAAAGTCATTACGACCATAATACGCTCATCTATCTCCTTGCTAATGCTTTAATCTATGCACCCAAAACAGGTGGAAATTATTTATTACGTTATTATGACCATAATGTTATGTTGCAATTAATAAGAATAATTCCACACAATCATTTCTTTAATAAAATAAAATCTCTCGGTATCGATTTTTTTACATTCCATAGTCGATTCGGTCATATAACTTATCTTCCTGAACTTGTAGAAACAGCATTTAATGATAATAAGAATAATACGTTAGCCCTCCTTTCAAATATCGGAATAATAAATAAGGCCATTAAAAAATTAAATAATGAAATGGACATAGCTACATATTTAAAAGTTAGCCAACGACTTGATGATAAAATTACTATTGCCCATCATGAGTTTTACCTAACAGATGCTAATGACATCATGTCTTTTATTACACAATGCATACTCGTTCATGATTTTTATTACCAATCACCTCAGATAATTAATCTTTTAAAAGAAACGAGTCAATATCCTGGTTACTTTCATGAAAGCCTTTCATTATTGAGCATCGACGATTGGAATAACATCCTCGCGTATTGTGAAAACACATTATAA
- a CDS encoding T6SS effector BTH_I2691 family protein — MSCNFCERRGVAILPVRSAITLDNSGAPALPPKFTTSVSERGKIKYTSRLLRKGYLHVYDEKRQTWTDYIVTDDAYYWKVTDDAPSIIPKLGQKPCATKLDEVARASFISLPLAINPNDNGRFWLSWSQYAWTDAIREMHHQIEFREKHMQCFDLKLWLLDKKADQTVPLTQLRQTVAEYCDAKIPASSFDFYSSPWLTKTKSDGDFLLNTATNLASIPLNPDPSRAAIIHLQDPIAISEDLSQLILQSHDNFLTVCRKNSKLSDFDRKLTAFSNISLAEYNVKENNKLQQFLAAEELENKAYFGDGETFIWPSIAEKNAKKIRDYTNENYESWADNEWERYLAHANENNIDEFKNDYNTQKNEYESNYEIPLFDMYLAMLKHSLFINYFIYNFDSNNKISGENYTNTLSSCLIGSQVSAECADYIETQLNGDFLDKKNIFMRAYIFNQNDAAQFYKEHIPQSTDNLQLHSLPWGNLLSFHSQFLQDLTQKTHFNDKINTLNYVLAGPIIRVLKSASLYKTSRLPVLLAINENSPLISMSEKGARKTVSKMLTEAIVRETFSAQKMSPVEKLKAKNIFRNAIENQINQKGIADTVLKEMGIKSAQGGDLTGDGILRSNVLLTENMHPEFKGKTPQEIVKIAQRITSDISTSEQAHNLYLKQKLSVTASTGNIASILFQLAGIASMIEQESAWYGGVKTRAGQRLIASWIGVTGAILEFSFATLNSAWAKGALTEVLWFRILSRIAQGVSIVGIAILAYLDYLDYEKEEKKGNILLSNLYYFSSFLGLLLIICILGRIPIAGVIISIIFIIVAFVIENYKPNDLMLWINKCMYFGKNNEGLFSLAKDEDEAFAKLWEQ; from the coding sequence ATGTCTTGTAATTTTTGCGAAAGAAGAGGCGTAGCAATCCTCCCAGTCCGTTCTGCAATCACCCTTGATAACTCAGGGGCACCAGCATTACCGCCTAAATTTACCACCAGTGTTAGTGAACGCGGTAAAATAAAATATACATCTCGTCTTCTTCGAAAAGGTTATTTACATGTTTATGATGAAAAAAGACAAACATGGACTGATTATATTGTCACTGACGATGCCTATTATTGGAAAGTGACGGACGATGCCCCCTCAATCATTCCTAAATTAGGTCAAAAACCCTGTGCAACTAAGTTAGATGAAGTCGCTCGAGCTTCCTTTATATCCTTACCTTTAGCCATAAATCCTAATGATAATGGTCGTTTTTGGCTTAGTTGGTCACAATACGCATGGACTGATGCTATTCGTGAAATGCACCACCAAATAGAATTTCGTGAAAAACACATGCAATGTTTTGACCTAAAATTATGGCTATTAGATAAAAAAGCAGATCAAACGGTTCCATTAACTCAACTTCGTCAAACTGTTGCTGAATATTGTGACGCAAAAATCCCAGCATCTTCTTTTGATTTTTATTCTTCTCCTTGGTTAACAAAAACAAAATCAGATGGTGATTTTTTATTAAATACCGCCACTAACTTGGCCTCTATCCCATTAAACCCCGATCCATCTCGTGCAGCAATTATTCATCTTCAAGATCCCATTGCCATTTCGGAAGATCTATCACAATTAATTCTACAGTCACACGATAACTTTCTTACTGTTTGTAGAAAAAATTCCAAATTAAGTGATTTTGATAGAAAACTCACTGCTTTTTCAAATATCTCTTTAGCTGAATATAATGTTAAGGAAAATAACAAGCTTCAGCAATTTTTAGCCGCGGAAGAACTCGAAAATAAAGCCTATTTTGGTGATGGTGAAACCTTTATATGGCCAAGTATTGCGGAAAAAAATGCAAAAAAAATTCGAGATTATACGAATGAAAATTACGAATCATGGGCTGATAATGAATGGGAACGCTATTTGGCACATGCAAATGAAAATAATATTGATGAATTCAAAAATGATTACAATACACAAAAAAATGAGTACGAATCTAATTACGAAATCCCTTTGTTTGATATGTACCTTGCGATGCTAAAACACTCTCTTTTTATAAATTATTTTATTTATAATTTTGATTCGAATAATAAAATAAGTGGAGAAAATTATACAAATACCTTGAGTTCTTGTTTAATTGGCAGTCAGGTCAGTGCTGAATGTGCAGATTATATTGAAACACAATTAAACGGTGATTTTCTTGACAAAAAAAATATTTTTATGCGAGCCTATATCTTTAATCAAAATGATGCAGCTCAATTTTATAAAGAACATATCCCTCAATCTACCGATAATTTACAATTACATTCATTGCCATGGGGAAATTTATTATCCTTCCACAGCCAATTTTTACAAGATCTCACCCAAAAGACTCACTTTAATGATAAAATTAACACATTGAATTATGTATTAGCGGGTCCCATTATCCGAGTGTTAAAAAGTGCATCTCTTTATAAGACATCAAGGCTTCCTGTACTACTTGCTATTAATGAGAATAGCCCATTAATAAGCATGTCAGAGAAAGGTGCACGAAAAACAGTATCCAAAATGCTGACAGAAGCTATCGTTCGAGAAACTTTTAGTGCTCAGAAAATGAGTCCTGTGGAAAAACTCAAGGCTAAAAACATTTTTCGTAATGCCATTGAAAATCAAATCAATCAAAAAGGCATTGCAGATACGGTGCTCAAAGAAATGGGAATAAAGAGTGCCCAAGGGGGAGATTTAACAGGGGATGGCATTCTACGTAGCAATGTATTATTAACCGAAAATATGCACCCCGAATTTAAAGGAAAAACACCTCAAGAAATCGTAAAAATAGCCCAACGTATTACTAGCGACATATCAACCTCTGAACAAGCTCATAACCTTTACCTAAAACAAAAGCTCTCCGTGACCGCAAGCACGGGAAATATTGCATCGATTCTTTTTCAACTTGCAGGAATTGCCAGCATGATAGAACAAGAAAGTGCTTGGTATGGCGGTGTTAAAACGCGAGCTGGGCAACGGCTAATCGCCAGTTGGATTGGAGTAACTGGCGCAATATTAGAGTTTTCATTTGCGACGCTCAATTCAGCATGGGCCAAAGGGGCATTAACAGAAGTCCTCTGGTTTAGAATACTTTCGAGAATTGCTCAAGGTGTATCTATAGTAGGTATTGCAATACTTGCTTATTTAGATTACTTAGATTATGAAAAAGAAGAAAAAAAAGGTAATATTTTGTTGTCAAATTTATATTATTTTTCTAGTTTTCTAGGCCTTTTACTAATCATTTGTATTTTAGGTCGAATTCCCATTGCTGGCGTTATCATATCGATTATATTTATCATCGTTGCATTTGTTATCGAGAATTACAAACCAAATGATTTAATGTTATGGATTAACAAATGCATGTATTTCGGAAAAAATAATGAAGGATTATTTTCATTAGCTAAAGATGAAGATGAAGCTTTTGCCAAACTATGGGAACAATAA
- a CDS encoding DUF6708 domain-containing protein, translating into MKKIKETLVRFSINRFLDSDDLANHLRQGQHIEHITQQDLTSDLSLIKLNSTFLEVTDVHYKDRGFVSFVVLIYLALATYFTVNAIFFPLNLDWFKISISVPFILIALYVLKIEWFIYTHYPIRFNRKKQLVHLFRTNGAVQTIPWQNIYFTLRQEKPNGLSPKMWYLCGHILDDEKLRVVDTFTVSMCSLYKEEVLRFWEFVRRYMEDKKGVKEVAEISHWFLPSNEQKESLGLGFRMLNMRVGRIGSILLFPLHILQAPARWLSFQTSKIPQWTPEVEADCQIEDNDPYQFDCHSVDMKWHWRYLLFWRYAESTAVAKNRLKR; encoded by the coding sequence ATGAAAAAAATTAAAGAAACATTAGTTCGCTTTTCGATTAATCGTTTTTTAGACAGTGATGACTTGGCAAACCATTTACGTCAAGGTCAGCATATCGAACACATTACACAACAGGATTTAACAAGTGACTTATCTCTCATCAAATTAAACTCCACTTTTTTAGAAGTGACTGATGTTCACTATAAAGATAGGGGATTTGTTTCTTTTGTTGTTTTGATTTATCTTGCCTTAGCGACTTATTTCACCGTTAATGCTATTTTTTTTCCTCTGAATTTAGATTGGTTTAAGATTTCAATTTCTGTTCCATTCATATTAATTGCGCTTTATGTACTCAAAATTGAATGGTTTATTTATACACACTACCCTATCCGTTTTAATCGTAAAAAACAGCTTGTTCACCTTTTTCGCACTAATGGCGCGGTGCAAACTATCCCTTGGCAAAATATCTATTTTACCTTACGACAAGAAAAACCCAATGGTCTCAGCCCTAAAATGTGGTACCTGTGTGGTCACATCCTCGATGATGAAAAGTTACGGGTGGTTGATACATTTACCGTCAGTATGTGCTCTCTCTATAAAGAGGAAGTGCTGCGCTTTTGGGAGTTTGTTCGCCGTTATATGGAAGATAAGAAAGGGGTGAAAGAGGTCGCTGAGATTTCTCATTGGTTTTTACCCAGCAACGAGCAAAAAGAGTCGTTAGGGCTTGGTTTCCGCATGCTCAATATGCGAGTAGGTCGTATTGGGTCGATTCTGCTTTTTCCTCTGCATATACTGCAAGCCCCTGCCCGCTGGCTTTCATTTCAAACCAGTAAAATTCCCCAATGGACACCAGAGGTCGAAGCCGACTGTCAGATTGAAGACAATGACCCATACCAATTTGATTGCCACAGTGTTGATATGAAATGGCATTGGCGGTACCTGCTTTTTTGGCGCTACGCAGAAAGTACTGCGGTCGCAAAAAATCGATTGAAACGGTAA
- a CDS encoding PAAR domain-containing protein, with protein MKGIIRLGDRTSSDGRVLSASSRIHIHGKGVARVGDTASCPKHGTNQIAEGSDKINDQGQAIAFHGHRLSCGCLLITSLPNISIG; from the coding sequence ATGAAAGGAATCATTCGACTCGGTGATAGAACGTCATCTGATGGTCGCGTTTTATCCGCTTCAAGTAGAATACACATACACGGCAAGGGTGTGGCGCGAGTTGGAGATACAGCCTCATGTCCCAAACACGGCACTAATCAGATCGCCGAAGGAAGTGACAAAATCAATGACCAGGGGCAAGCAATTGCTTTTCATGGACACAGACTTTCATGCGGATGTTTATTGATTACTTCTTTACCAAATATTTCAATTGGATAA